Proteins encoded in a region of the Acidimicrobiales bacterium genome:
- a CDS encoding metalloregulator ArsR/SmtB family transcription factor: protein MSVFEVLADPHRRRILDLVRDEERPVGELVDALGLSQPAVSKHLRILRDSGLVGARVDAQRRLYRARTSALREIDDWLAPYRRLWAASLEDLGRHLEEMPDES from the coding sequence ATGTCTGTCTTCGAGGTGCTGGCGGATCCCCACCGGCGGCGGATCCTGGACCTGGTCCGGGACGAGGAGCGTCCGGTGGGGGAGCTGGTCGACGCCCTCGGGCTCAGCCAGCCCGCCGTGTCCAAGCACCTGCGGATCCTCCGCGACTCGGGGCTGGTCGGGGCGCGGGTCGACGCCCAGCGCCGGCTGTACCGGGCCCGGACCTCGGCCCTGCGCGAGATCGACGACTGGCTGGCGCCCTACCGGAGGCTGTGGGCCGCCAGCCTCGAGGACCTGGGACGACACCTCGAGGAGATGCCGGATGAATCCTGA
- a CDS encoding SRPBCC family protein has protein sequence MNPDERDYGTAEELTDGWWQLRFERTYPYPVEKVWRAVTEPEHLAAWFPTTIDGPREAGHALRFTFPEDEAPPFDGEVLAYQPRSVFEFRWGPDRIRFEVAGSGAFTNLTLLHTFDERGKAARDAAGWHVCLDALGAALDGSDSPRERMSGWADVHPGYVERFGPEASTVGPPKPAGG, from the coding sequence ATGAATCCTGACGAGCGCGACTACGGGACCGCCGAGGAGCTGACCGACGGCTGGTGGCAGCTGCGGTTCGAGCGCACCTACCCGTATCCCGTCGAGAAGGTGTGGAGGGCGGTGACCGAACCCGAGCACCTGGCCGCCTGGTTCCCGACGACGATCGACGGCCCCCGGGAGGCGGGCCACGCCCTGCGCTTCACCTTCCCCGAGGACGAGGCCCCGCCCTTCGACGGCGAGGTCCTCGCCTACCAGCCCCGGTCCGTGTTCGAGTTCCGGTGGGGGCCGGACCGGATCCGCTTCGAGGTCGCCGGGTCCGGTGCGTTCACCAACCTCACCCTCCTGCACACCTTCGACGAGCGGGGCAAAGCGGCGCGCGACGCGGCGGGATGGCATGTCTGCCTGGACGCGCTCGGGGCCGCCCTCGACGGCAGCGACAGCCCCCGGGAGCGGATGAGCGGTTGGGCCGACGTGCACCCCGGCTACGTCGAGCGTTTCGGCCCCGAAGCCTCGACGGTCGGGCCGCCGAAGCCGGCGGGCGGGTGA
- a CDS encoding ribbon-helix-helix domain-containing protein, giving the protein MKLSVSLPEEDVEFLDRYADSQGIGSRSAVVHKAVRLLRASQLGPAYEEAWVEWADSSDAELWESTVSDGLS; this is encoded by the coding sequence ATGAAGCTCAGCGTGAGCCTTCCCGAGGAAGACGTCGAGTTCCTGGACCGCTACGCCGATAGCCAGGGCATCGGGTCACGGTCGGCGGTCGTGCACAAGGCGGTGCGACTCCTACGCGCGTCCCAGCTCGGACCGGCCTACGAGGAGGCGTGGGTCGAGTGGGCGGACAGCTCCGACGCCGAGCTGTGGGAGTCCACGGTCAGCGATGGGCTGAGCTGA
- a CDS encoding type II toxin-antitoxin system PemK/MazF family toxin — protein sequence MRRGEIRLVDLDPTRGAEAGKRRPAVIVSNDGANMTAERLGRGVVTVVPVTSNVARLYPFQVILDAASTGLERDSKAQAEQVRSVAVERVGSRLGALTGDLIAALDDALRLHLAL from the coding sequence ATGCGCCGGGGCGAGATTCGCCTCGTGGACCTCGATCCGACCCGAGGCGCAGAGGCGGGCAAGCGCCGACCGGCGGTCATCGTGAGCAATGACGGAGCGAACATGACCGCCGAGCGCCTGGGGCGCGGCGTCGTCACCGTCGTTCCTGTCACGTCCAATGTGGCTCGCCTATATCCGTTCCAAGTGATCCTGGATGCGGCGAGCACTGGCCTCGAGCGCGACTCCAAGGCTCAAGCTGAACAAGTCCGCTCAGTAGCCGTCGAGCGCGTCGGTTCTCGACTCGGGGCGCTCACCGGTGATCTGATCGCGGCCCTCGACGACGCGCTGCGCCTTCATCTAGCGCTCTGA